From Pseudobdellovibrio exovorus JSS, a single genomic window includes:
- a CDS encoding ASCH domain-containing protein, producing the protein MKMYFKDVESGRAISIQQPFIEQILTGKKKYEYRSRPTQIRGRVFLYASLRPGAEERWKRTGYKPGDLPTGLIVGSVEVVDCVYLKEDKIYGYKLRKPRRYRKPIKPKQQAQPCWFFPFGKRQLA; encoded by the coding sequence ATGAAAATGTATTTCAAAGACGTTGAAAGCGGTCGTGCAATCAGTATTCAGCAGCCGTTTATAGAGCAAATTTTAACTGGAAAAAAGAAATACGAATACCGAAGTCGTCCAACTCAAATTCGTGGACGTGTATTCTTATACGCCTCGCTAAGACCAGGCGCTGAAGAACGTTGGAAGCGTACAGGTTATAAACCAGGTGACTTGCCGACAGGTTTGATTGTTGGCTCAGTTGAAGTTGTAGATTGTGTATATCTTAAGGAAGATAAAATATACGGCTATAAGCTACGAAAGCCTCGTCGTTATAGAAAGCCGATCAAACCGAAGCAGCAAGCCCAACCTTGTTGGTTTTTTCCGTTTGGGAAAAGGCAATTGGCTTAA
- a CDS encoding ATP-binding protein has product MHKDQLDLFVKGQRPGFRLKHLEVYNWGTFHNKVWTLFTNGGQNLLTGDVGSGKSSLVDALTTLLVPHNKITYNKAAGADKQERSLYTYIKGAYGNEQDEESQTSKLLTLRDETSYSVILGVFHNEAMQRSITLAQVFRLRKNDKNPDRFYVLAENELSIKNDFFAVKKDISDIKSNLKKKDGCEVFDSFKEYSIRFRQEFGIKSDQALDLFYQAVSMKSVGNLTEFVRTHMLEKTEVENHIEELCSSFEDLRNAHEAVIKARKQIEHLEPIVELGKKYNEDQKIKSENILYRSHTESYLAKIKFQLLEESLLNLNEKKERTESNLTNVQNLRQAESKNLIDLQVSLQSAGGGRIQSLKSTIEEKSKEKDRRLSQHNRYDEPCSFLGLPTPKSVDEFITNKNQAQVIQDETKLAKDKIETEILNLNIDVSKLKTQESSIIEEIESLKSRQSNIPKHSLDLRANMARELNLNEQDLPFVGELLQVKSSEKKWQGSIERVLRSFGLSILVSEKDYLDVSAYVNRTHLKDKLVYFRVNEARRTINSKPAQDTLLGKLDIKKDSQFTAWLRQELEGHFNFICCESVEDFQKQVRAISISGQIKSFNKRHEKDDRFRIDDKSRYILGWSNKEKIESLKNDLKLLQHEGQKLIDKVLQNNKTKSELDSRMSNCQRILHFLSFEDINWYDISQLILSIEKEIKKLTAESSNLKAIEDLIKVSNDKIQEFDNKLNEMQKSWGALDSTIKQQEESKVNCLEQLSTLDSEVTEKVFPHLDEICQTLKLFSDVNLANLGKKQNQLRDSIQSKIDALSKITEKDQERIVRLIGGFLSQFPEFTTNIDASPKSLFEISNILKKLKDEDLPRHEQRFYKKLKEDTIKGMAMFQELLEKEKRNIEGKIKTINVCLRDIDYNEGTYISILLNKSADQEIVTFRNDLRQILSNTAGVENVYNEQKFTQVKTLIDRFRGRQQFSDIDKRWTAKVTDVRNWFTFAASEKFHADNTEKEFYPDSGGKSGGQKEKLAYTVLASALAYQYGIDSMQESPKSFRFVMIDEAFGRGSDESARYGLTLFEKLNLQLLVVTPLQKIHVIEDYVSHVHFVHNEASKESRLHTLTIEQFRESKNSHRNKQANVGDVVDA; this is encoded by the coding sequence ATGCACAAAGATCAACTTGATTTATTCGTTAAAGGTCAGCGACCTGGATTTCGGTTAAAGCATCTCGAAGTATATAATTGGGGTACTTTTCACAATAAAGTATGGACACTATTCACAAACGGAGGCCAAAATCTTTTAACGGGTGATGTTGGGTCTGGTAAGTCATCATTAGTGGATGCATTAACAACTTTGCTAGTTCCGCATAATAAAATTACATATAACAAGGCCGCTGGTGCTGATAAGCAGGAACGCAGTCTTTATACTTACATTAAAGGTGCATATGGAAATGAACAGGACGAAGAAAGTCAAACGAGTAAGCTTTTAACTCTTAGAGATGAAACTTCTTACTCAGTTATTTTGGGTGTATTTCATAATGAGGCCATGCAAAGGTCAATAACGTTAGCGCAGGTCTTTCGTTTGCGAAAAAACGATAAAAATCCAGATAGATTTTACGTTCTTGCCGAAAATGAACTTTCAATTAAAAACGACTTTTTTGCTGTCAAAAAAGATATTTCAGATATCAAATCGAATTTGAAGAAAAAAGATGGGTGTGAAGTTTTTGACAGCTTTAAAGAATATAGCATTCGCTTTAGACAAGAATTTGGAATTAAAAGCGATCAAGCGCTAGATCTGTTTTATCAAGCCGTGTCTATGAAATCAGTTGGCAACCTGACTGAGTTTGTAAGAACGCATATGCTTGAAAAAACTGAAGTTGAAAACCACATTGAAGAGCTGTGTAGTTCTTTTGAAGACTTGCGTAATGCACACGAGGCAGTTATTAAAGCTCGTAAACAAATTGAACATCTAGAGCCAATAGTTGAATTGGGTAAAAAATATAATGAAGATCAAAAAATAAAATCTGAAAACATACTATATCGTAGTCACACAGAATCCTATTTAGCAAAAATTAAATTTCAATTATTAGAAGAGTCGCTTCTAAATCTAAATGAAAAAAAAGAAAGAACCGAATCTAATTTAACCAATGTGCAAAATCTAAGACAAGCGGAGTCTAAAAATCTTATTGATTTACAGGTTTCTTTGCAGTCGGCAGGTGGCGGACGTATCCAGTCTTTGAAGAGCACAATAGAAGAAAAATCTAAAGAAAAAGATCGCAGACTAAGTCAGCATAATAGATACGATGAACCTTGTTCGTTTTTAGGATTGCCAACGCCTAAGAGCGTAGATGAGTTTATAACCAATAAAAATCAAGCTCAAGTAATACAAGATGAAACAAAGTTGGCCAAAGACAAAATTGAAACAGAAATCCTGAATCTAAATATAGATGTTTCAAAGCTTAAAACGCAAGAAAGTTCAATAATTGAAGAGATTGAGTCTCTAAAAAGTCGTCAGAGTAATATTCCAAAACATAGTTTGGATTTACGAGCTAACATGGCGAGAGAATTAAATCTCAATGAGCAAGATTTGCCATTTGTAGGAGAGCTTTTGCAGGTCAAATCGAGCGAAAAAAAGTGGCAAGGTTCAATTGAGCGGGTCTTAAGAAGTTTCGGTTTAAGTATACTGGTTTCGGAAAAAGATTATCTGGATGTATCTGCTTATGTAAATAGGACACACCTGAAGGATAAACTTGTATATTTTAGAGTAAATGAAGCTAGAAGAACAATTAACTCAAAACCAGCGCAAGATACCTTATTAGGAAAGCTTGATATCAAAAAAGACTCTCAGTTTACTGCATGGCTCAGGCAGGAACTAGAAGGGCACTTCAATTTCATATGCTGTGAGTCTGTAGAGGATTTCCAAAAACAAGTACGGGCGATTTCGATTAGTGGTCAAATAAAATCCTTTAATAAACGCCATGAAAAAGATGATAGATTTAGAATAGATGATAAAAGTAGATACATTCTAGGCTGGTCAAATAAAGAAAAAATTGAATCTTTAAAGAATGATCTTAAATTGCTTCAGCATGAAGGGCAGAAGTTAATCGATAAAGTTTTACAAAATAATAAAACTAAATCTGAATTAGATTCACGAATGTCGAACTGCCAAAGAATTTTACACTTTTTGTCTTTCGAGGACATCAACTGGTATGACATATCGCAGTTAATTTTAAGCATTGAAAAAGAAATCAAAAAACTAACGGCTGAGTCAAGCAATCTTAAAGCAATTGAGGACTTAATTAAAGTTTCTAATGATAAAATACAAGAATTCGACAATAAACTGAACGAAATGCAGAAAAGTTGGGGTGCTCTTGACAGCACTATTAAACAGCAAGAAGAATCCAAAGTTAACTGCTTAGAGCAATTAAGTACTTTAGATTCAGAAGTGACTGAAAAAGTATTTCCTCATTTAGATGAAATTTGTCAGACGTTAAAATTATTTTCAGATGTTAATTTGGCAAATTTAGGTAAAAAACAAAATCAACTGCGTGACAGTATTCAAAGTAAAATAGATGCACTTTCAAAAATAACTGAAAAAGATCAAGAACGAATTGTCAGGTTGATAGGTGGATTTTTAAGTCAGTTTCCAGAATTTACAACCAATATAGATGCTTCACCAAAAAGCTTATTTGAAATTTCAAATATTCTTAAAAAGTTGAAAGACGAAGATTTGCCACGTCATGAGCAACGGTTTTATAAAAAATTGAAAGAAGATACAATTAAAGGCATGGCGATGTTTCAAGAGTTACTTGAAAAAGAGAAAAGAAATATCGAGGGTAAGATTAAGACAATCAATGTTTGTTTAAGAGATATTGATTACAATGAAGGTACTTACATAAGTATTCTTTTAAACAAAAGTGCAGATCAAGAAATTGTAACTTTTAGAAACGACTTAAGACAAATTTTATCTAATACCGCAGGGGTAGAAAATGTCTATAATGAACAAAAGTTTACTCAAGTTAAAACTTTGATTGATAGGTTCAGAGGAAGACAACAATTTAGTGATATAGATAAAAGGTGGACAGCTAAAGTAACAGACGTAAGAAATTGGTTTACATTTGCGGCGTCAGAAAAATTTCACGCTGATAACACTGAAAAAGAGTTCTATCCAGACTCAGGTGGTAAATCAGGAGGCCAAAAGGAAAAATTAGCCTATACTGTGCTTGCGTCTGCTTTGGCATACCAGTATGGAATAGATTCGATGCAGGAATCACCTAAATCATTTAGGTTCGTAATGATTGATGAGGCATTTGGGCGAGGCTCTGACGAGAGTGCTAGGTATGGTCTTACTTTATTTGAAAAACTAAACTTGCAGTTATTAGTGGTGACACCACTTCAAAAAATTCATGTAATTGAAGACTACGTCAGTCATGTGCATTTTGTTCATAATGAAGCGTCTAAAGAATCTCGATTGCACACGCTAACTATAGAGCAATTTCGAGAAAGTAAAAATTCTCATCGCAACAAGCAAGCTAATGTTGGAGATGTGGTTGATGCTTGA
- a CDS encoding ATP-binding protein produces the protein MSSVKRIVLTGAPSSGKSSVMAEIQKRQWPHVALVPESAVVLLSGGFPAPQHHDIEQIRSFQNVILTLQSHLEQVIARQNPAAKYLVLDRARLDGAGFWSLGVQDYLQQFQVSKSDEYSRYDQIIFLGLPTDEFFEGVNERRFHNFEQSQQSEKQLLEVWSGHPNFHFVPAERDFNVKVENVLSLIQQSMLSS, from the coding sequence ATGAGTTCGGTAAAGCGTATTGTCTTAACGGGAGCACCTTCTTCGGGAAAAAGCTCGGTGATGGCTGAAATACAAAAACGTCAGTGGCCCCATGTGGCACTGGTTCCCGAAAGTGCAGTCGTCTTGTTGTCAGGCGGATTTCCAGCTCCACAACATCATGACATTGAACAAATACGCAGCTTTCAAAATGTAATTCTGACTTTACAAAGTCATCTTGAGCAGGTGATTGCTAGACAAAACCCTGCAGCAAAGTATTTAGTCTTAGACCGCGCCCGTTTGGACGGGGCGGGATTTTGGTCATTAGGTGTTCAAGATTATTTGCAGCAGTTTCAAGTTTCTAAATCGGATGAGTACTCACGATATGATCAAATTATTTTCCTAGGACTGCCAACTGATGAATTCTTTGAAGGAGTGAACGAACGTCGTTTTCACAACTTTGAACAGAGTCAGCAGAGTGAAAAGCAATTACTAGAAGTTTGGTCTGGACACCCGAACTTTCACTTTGTGCCTGCCGAGCGGGATTTTAATGTGAAAGTAGAGAACGTCTTATCGTTGATTCAGCAGTCGATGTTATCATCCTAG
- a CDS encoding DUF3375 domain-containing protein, with amino-acid sequence MKIRHEITFEQLHHLRKFSAAWGLLSSTMAPFVASFLYRVFIQTNRRSITVSEIIEALDNYLYVIRQKYPDDAPPKSAKEYIEDWSSPDKAWLSQRYTGRGDMPEVDLTPDAERAIRWLETLNPRNFVGTESRLLTIFQLLNELNQKIETDPNKILDDLYKKKKEIEDQIDKFKSTGKTERPDATQIKERYYQLDDTANTLLSDFRQVEENFRKLDREVREKMTLSVKTKGDFLDDVFGGEDEISESDQGKSFRAFWEFLIHSEKQNEFEELLENVLKQPEIATLEDKGVLPLFRDFLLDAGNKVYIVNNQLTSQLTKYLSEKSIAENKRIVEMISEMEKTIIELRGADFDKYFFSVPFLKPTLNLSASRPLFEIPDMIPLNEPVDSTDETILSENDMSKLFSLNIVDEQLLERIIESSLVQNEQTSLEDILKENPPSKGLSEVISYLKIAERRKHTHVYEDKFFIAEMLNEKGNKKRVKCPQVIFQRMLL; translated from the coding sequence GTGAAAATTCGCCATGAAATTACATTCGAGCAATTACATCATCTACGCAAGTTTAGTGCAGCTTGGGGATTGCTATCTTCAACTATGGCTCCTTTCGTTGCGAGCTTTCTATATAGAGTATTTATACAAACTAATCGACGATCTATTACTGTTTCTGAAATAATAGAAGCTCTAGATAATTATTTGTACGTCATTCGTCAAAAGTATCCAGATGATGCTCCACCAAAGTCTGCTAAAGAATATATTGAAGATTGGAGTTCGCCTGATAAAGCCTGGTTAAGTCAAAGATACACAGGCCGTGGAGACATGCCTGAAGTTGACCTTACGCCAGATGCTGAGCGAGCAATTCGATGGCTGGAAACTCTTAACCCAAGAAATTTTGTAGGGACGGAGTCGAGATTACTTACCATATTTCAATTATTAAACGAACTTAATCAAAAAATTGAAACAGATCCTAATAAAATTTTAGACGATCTTTATAAAAAGAAAAAAGAAATCGAAGACCAAATTGATAAATTTAAATCAACAGGTAAAACGGAAAGACCTGATGCTACTCAAATTAAGGAGCGTTACTACCAGTTAGATGATACAGCAAATACATTGCTATCTGATTTTCGTCAGGTTGAAGAAAATTTTAGAAAGCTAGATCGGGAAGTCAGAGAAAAGATGACATTATCGGTAAAAACCAAAGGTGATTTTCTAGATGACGTATTTGGTGGAGAAGATGAAATTTCAGAGAGCGATCAAGGAAAAAGCTTCCGAGCTTTTTGGGAATTTTTAATTCACAGTGAAAAGCAAAATGAATTTGAGGAACTATTAGAAAACGTATTAAAACAGCCTGAAATCGCCACACTTGAAGATAAAGGGGTTCTGCCTTTGTTTAGAGACTTCCTCCTCGATGCTGGAAATAAGGTCTATATAGTTAATAATCAACTGACTAGCCAGTTAACTAAATACTTGTCTGAAAAATCCATTGCCGAAAACAAACGTATTGTTGAAATGATTTCTGAAATGGAAAAAACTATTATTGAATTGCGGGGTGCGGACTTTGATAAGTATTTCTTTTCTGTACCTTTTTTGAAGCCGACTTTAAATCTAAGCGCAAGTCGTCCCTTGTTTGAAATACCAGATATGATTCCACTGAATGAGCCGGTAGACAGCACAGATGAGACCATTCTGTCTGAAAATGACATGAGCAAGCTCTTCTCACTTAATATAGTTGATGAACAACTGTTAGAAAGAATTATTGAAAGTTCACTGGTTCAAAATGAGCAAACCTCCCTAGAAGATATCTTAAAAGAAAATCCACCAAGCAAGGGGTTATCTGAAGTTATCAGTTACTTAAAAATTGCTGAGCGTCGCAAACATACTCATGTCTATGAAGACAAGTTCTTCATAGCTGAAATGTTGAATGAAAAAGGAAATAAAAAAAGAGTTAAATGTCCACAGGTGATTTTTCAAAGGATGCTATTATGA
- the ggpS gene encoding glucosylglycerol-phosphate synthase, with amino-acid sequence MRYKLKSQRLTLVVDLDGTFLASHPSPKDPLYQMIQENRERIHLVFCSGRGLESIIPLLYQSDIPRPDDIIGDVGASATEVQDLKPISDIQNWIDKNWAGEDLAKMILADYPQLIRQNVPQDRRCSYFIRDPSMNLSSLRQALEQKGYDLLLSDNKYLDVLPKGVNKGSTIQKLLEYRKIATDSVLVAGDTLNDLSMLTSGLKAVAVGGSEPALLQQTQKMTSVFQAKKKGTLGILEALAHYGFVEHEEDSSQSHQITYGKSKLVMVYHRQPFDEIRKGKEVIRRTPQSPNGIIPTLMGFFDKETPASWIAWSLHHDSKEKFDTHVPVNEELYPQLTVARIPLTSEDVDLFYKKFSKEAFWPVIFSFPGKVQINHAHWQHFKTINQRFAQMTAQEAAKGALVWIHDYNLWLVPGFLRQMRPDLKIAFFHHTSFPSPDIFNILPWKKEIVGSLIQCDHVGFHIPSYAENFSQVVRSNFRAKVLESTSAAPRFMTYGGALGVESYGSRLYVEGRELTLSAHPVGTDVQRIRQTCKQEPIQNQWQQLKEEFAGRQVILSVERLDYVKGPIQKVEAFEKLLETHPELHEKIVFINIVTPPAPGMEVYKQTRDKLDQVIGRVNGRFTKVSWTPIRYFYKAFPFEELLAFYALADIAWITPLRDGLNLVCKEYIAVKDAVQQSGTLVLSEFAGASVELHGSILTNPFDKNEMVESLLRAIQLDPQEKKLRQRQLASIVNQYDVVKWGESFLESVRQLTSTK; translated from the coding sequence ATGAGGTATAAACTTAAATCGCAGCGTTTGACTTTGGTTGTGGATTTGGATGGAACTTTTCTGGCTTCGCATCCATCACCGAAAGATCCACTTTATCAGATGATTCAAGAAAATCGCGAAAGAATCCATCTTGTATTTTGTTCTGGTCGCGGGCTAGAGAGTATTATCCCCTTACTTTATCAAAGCGATATCCCACGTCCTGACGATATTATTGGTGATGTGGGGGCCAGTGCCACTGAAGTGCAAGATCTAAAACCGATAAGCGATATTCAAAATTGGATTGATAAAAACTGGGCCGGTGAAGATTTAGCAAAGATGATATTGGCCGACTATCCACAGTTGATTCGCCAGAATGTCCCACAAGATCGGCGTTGTTCCTATTTTATTCGCGATCCCAGCATGAACTTATCATCGTTACGTCAAGCTCTAGAACAAAAGGGATATGATCTGCTTCTTTCGGACAATAAATATTTAGATGTTTTGCCTAAAGGTGTAAATAAGGGCTCAACCATTCAGAAACTTTTAGAGTATCGTAAAATTGCTACAGATTCAGTTTTAGTCGCGGGTGATACACTGAATGACCTATCGATGCTAACCAGTGGCTTAAAAGCTGTGGCTGTTGGTGGATCCGAGCCTGCGCTACTTCAACAGACGCAAAAGATGACATCTGTATTTCAAGCTAAGAAAAAAGGGACTTTGGGGATACTCGAAGCACTCGCACACTATGGATTCGTCGAACATGAAGAAGATAGTTCACAATCCCATCAGATCACTTATGGAAAGTCTAAGTTGGTGATGGTTTATCATCGCCAGCCTTTTGATGAAATCAGAAAAGGTAAAGAGGTGATTCGTCGGACACCTCAAAGTCCGAATGGAATCATTCCTACATTGATGGGCTTTTTTGATAAAGAAACACCAGCGTCTTGGATCGCATGGTCATTGCATCATGACTCAAAGGAAAAATTTGACACTCATGTTCCGGTTAATGAGGAACTGTATCCACAGCTTACGGTTGCACGGATACCATTGACCAGTGAAGATGTGGACCTGTTCTATAAGAAATTTTCAAAAGAGGCATTCTGGCCAGTTATTTTTTCATTTCCTGGAAAAGTACAGATTAATCACGCGCATTGGCAGCACTTCAAGACAATCAATCAGCGATTTGCACAGATGACGGCTCAAGAGGCGGCAAAAGGGGCATTGGTGTGGATTCATGATTATAATTTATGGTTAGTCCCTGGCTTTTTACGCCAGATGAGGCCCGACTTAAAAATTGCTTTTTTTCATCACACATCATTTCCATCACCTGATATTTTTAATATCCTTCCTTGGAAAAAAGAGATCGTTGGCAGTTTGATTCAATGCGATCATGTTGGTTTTCATATCCCTAGCTATGCTGAAAACTTCTCTCAGGTTGTGCGGTCTAACTTTCGAGCGAAAGTTTTAGAAAGCACATCGGCGGCTCCGCGCTTTATGACTTATGGTGGAGCTCTTGGGGTTGAAAGCTATGGCAGCCGTTTATATGTGGAAGGACGAGAACTCACTTTAAGTGCTCATCCCGTCGGGACAGACGTGCAACGAATACGTCAAACTTGTAAGCAAGAGCCTATTCAAAATCAGTGGCAGCAACTCAAAGAAGAGTTTGCTGGACGTCAGGTTATTTTGTCTGTTGAGCGTTTAGACTATGTCAAAGGACCGATTCAAAAAGTCGAAGCCTTTGAAAAGCTATTGGAAACACATCCCGAGTTACACGAAAAAATTGTATTTATTAATATCGTAACTCCACCAGCACCGGGTATGGAAGTCTATAAACAGACGCGTGATAAACTGGATCAAGTCATTGGACGCGTGAATGGTCGCTTTACAAAAGTGAGCTGGACACCGATTCGCTATTTTTACAAAGCATTTCCATTTGAAGAGCTACTTGCTTTTTATGCTCTAGCTGATATTGCGTGGATTACACCTTTACGTGATGGTTTGAATTTAGTTTGCAAAGAGTACATCGCAGTTAAAGATGCAGTTCAACAATCAGGAACGTTAGTTTTGTCAGAGTTTGCAGGGGCTTCGGTTGAGCTGCATGGCTCAATTCTAACGAATCCATTTGATAAAAACGAAATGGTCGAGTCCTTATTAAGGGCGATTCAACTAGACCCTCAAGAAAAAAAGCTCAGACAAAGGCAGTTGGCTTCTATTGTAAATCAGTATGATGTTGTGAAGTGGGGGGAGTCTTTTTTAGAAAGTGTTCGTCAGTTGACATCGACCAAATAA
- a CDS encoding sulfite exporter TauE/SafE family protein, whose amino-acid sequence MDFLNLDLQSSLLPLILLLVSLIGSNHCAIMCVPLVATYKTKNLTPYHLGRLTAYLTVGTAIYFIGEIALRNQWLWLAWGLLFLGYFIKVSKDEFLSHHCCIKKTVPQKRVSSLALFGFLNGLLPCAWLFLILITLSKIQSLFLFYIFIVIFWVGTIPVFSVINLTHHLTSKYFPRLRSLVFNRKLFFIIYLSIAIYALTLHFKTPLKHEAEISPSSLICT is encoded by the coding sequence TTGGACTTTTTAAATTTAGACCTACAATCTAGTTTACTTCCTCTGATCTTACTGCTTGTCAGTCTTATTGGCAGCAATCACTGTGCGATTATGTGTGTACCCCTCGTCGCCACTTACAAAACGAAAAACCTAACCCCATACCACCTTGGACGCCTAACCGCTTATCTAACTGTGGGCACCGCCATTTACTTCATCGGAGAGATCGCACTACGCAATCAATGGCTCTGGCTGGCGTGGGGGTTACTATTCCTTGGCTATTTTATTAAAGTCTCGAAAGATGAATTCCTCTCCCACCACTGCTGTATTAAAAAAACAGTGCCACAAAAGCGGGTGTCCTCTTTAGCTCTTTTTGGTTTTTTAAATGGCTTACTGCCCTGTGCGTGGTTGTTCTTAATTTTGATTACGCTTTCTAAAATTCAAAGCCTTTTCTTATTCTATATTTTTATTGTGATCTTTTGGGTGGGAACTATTCCTGTTTTTTCGGTTATCAACCTGACTCATCACCTGACAAGTAAATACTTCCCTCGTTTGAGGTCATTGGTTTTTAATCGCAAACTGTTTTTTATTATTTATTTGAGCATTGCGATTTACGCACTAACTCTGCACTTCAAAACGCCTCTTAAGCATGAAGCGGAAATCTCTCCGAGTTCACTTATATGCACATGA
- a CDS encoding YdcF family protein produces MSLILIFTVGLISTLLLFFKKRLWGMILLLVEVILIFSIWNGFATEYVLRQFQIHPHITQPEWKNNNLIILLGYGSTRWTQDEQLSSYPLEVSRLYEAARLYTNCSQQKHFCKILVSGGDPQRFGKPEARVMADELIAIGVPENDVILEAESRNTFLNARNSKKIISEQPSDKSFDQIYLVTSGIHMRRSLLFFNFFDLDPIPAPASHLKSLKSYSVASRNFFLLDSALHEATGIAQFHYYNMMGWNKKN; encoded by the coding sequence ATGAGTCTAATTTTAATTTTCACTGTTGGTCTGATTTCGACACTTTTGCTTTTCTTTAAAAAACGCCTATGGGGAATGATTCTACTTCTGGTTGAAGTCATCCTTATCTTTTCGATTTGGAATGGCTTTGCAACGGAATACGTCTTGCGACAATTTCAGATCCATCCACACATTACACAACCCGAGTGGAAAAATAACAATCTGATCATCCTCTTAGGATATGGTTCGACTCGTTGGACGCAGGATGAACAGCTTAGCTCTTATCCTTTAGAGGTTTCTCGTCTTTACGAAGCCGCACGGCTGTATACAAACTGTTCTCAACAAAAACATTTTTGTAAAATCCTGGTCAGCGGAGGCGATCCTCAACGCTTCGGTAAACCCGAAGCCCGTGTTATGGCCGATGAGTTGATAGCGATTGGTGTTCCAGAAAATGACGTTATCTTAGAAGCTGAAAGCCGCAATACTTTTTTGAATGCGCGCAACTCAAAAAAAATCATTTCAGAACAACCTTCCGATAAATCTTTTGACCAGATATATTTAGTGACCTCTGGTATTCATATGAGACGTTCTTTACTGTTTTTTAACTTTTTTGACCTTGATCCCATTCCGGCACCAGCCAGTCACCTTAAGTCACTTAAAAGTTACAGTGTGGCTTCGCGCAATTTCTTTTTACTTGATAGCGCTTTACATGAAGCCACGGGAATCGCTCAGTTTCATTACTATAATATGATGGGATGGAATAAGAAAAACTAA
- a CDS encoding DUF4194 domain-containing protein, whose translation MSFDIKKTKVLVQLLKGPIYRDSMPVLWQDFLIYKEQVHDYFQHIGLNVFVHDDFGFAFLRQPLASESVDDDKVVPRLIQQRELSFELSVLLILLRKRLAEHDNSSSEARVVLDERDIIQMMKVFLPETNNETKQKKDVDSLIEKAVDMGVLRRMTHDQRKLEVLRILAALFDASRLAELQNRIEEYKEYAQRST comes from the coding sequence ATGAGCTTTGACATTAAAAAAACAAAAGTACTTGTCCAGCTATTAAAGGGACCAATTTATCGTGATTCAATGCCAGTCCTGTGGCAAGACTTTTTGATTTATAAAGAGCAAGTTCACGACTATTTTCAACATATAGGTCTTAATGTTTTTGTTCACGATGACTTTGGTTTTGCATTTTTGAGGCAGCCTCTAGCTAGTGAATCTGTTGATGACGACAAAGTAGTGCCACGACTTATCCAGCAAAGGGAGCTTTCGTTTGAGTTAAGTGTTTTGCTCATATTACTTAGAAAACGTTTGGCAGAGCATGATAATTCATCAAGCGAAGCTCGTGTCGTATTGGATGAGCGTGATATAATTCAAATGATGAAAGTATTTTTACCAGAAACTAATAATGAAACTAAACAAAAGAAAGATGTCGACAGCCTTATTGAAAAGGCAGTGGATATGGGTGTTTTACGAAGAATGACTCACGATCAAAGAAAATTAGAAGTGTTAAGAATTTTAGCGGCCCTATTTGATGCTTCTAGGTTGGCTGAGCTGCAAAATCGAATAGAGGAATATAAAGAGTATGCACAAAGATCAACTTGA
- a CDS encoding SIMPL domain-containing protein codes for MFRTLTYTATAIICAFLVKSGLEQFRSSERVVEVRGLSERMVTSNEAYWAITYAAQGNDLNATNAQYQKNQKILLEFFKKLGFSEDEIQKSPANIVDNWANYYGNSRPPDRITIRGTVSVSTKKVSEVAKALDKTDELIQLGVTFESSTTNYMFTDLNSIKPEMIKEATANARQSAQQFADDTNSSLGKIKSASQGLFSITDMNSDYESRQSITKKVRVVTQVGYYLN; via the coding sequence ATGTTTCGTACATTAACTTACACAGCAACAGCTATTATCTGTGCATTTCTAGTCAAATCTGGGTTAGAGCAATTTCGTAGCTCTGAACGCGTTGTCGAGGTTCGTGGTCTCTCAGAACGAATGGTGACCTCTAATGAGGCCTACTGGGCGATCACTTATGCAGCTCAGGGTAACGATCTGAATGCCACCAATGCTCAATATCAAAAAAATCAAAAAATTCTGTTAGAGTTCTTCAAAAAATTAGGATTTAGTGAAGACGAGATTCAAAAATCACCGGCGAATATCGTCGACAATTGGGCAAACTACTATGGAAACTCTCGTCCACCAGATCGCATCACCATTCGCGGCACCGTCAGTGTCAGCACAAAAAAAGTCTCTGAAGTGGCGAAAGCTTTGGATAAAACAGATGAGCTGATTCAGTTAGGTGTGACTTTTGAAAGCTCGACGACTAATTACATGTTCACTGACTTAAATAGCATCAAACCTGAAATGATTAAAGAAGCTACAGCGAATGCCCGCCAATCAGCGCAACAATTTGCTGACGACACTAACTCTAGTTTAGGAAAAATCAAATCGGCGTCCCAAGGGCTTTTCAGTATTACTGATATGAACTCTGATTATGAATCGCGCCAGTCCATCACGAAAAAAGTTCGTGTGGTTACTCAAGTCGGCTACTATTTGAATTAG